A section of the Ornithinimicrobium sufpigmenti genome encodes:
- a CDS encoding replication-associated recombination protein A encodes MADDDLFSSGPADATGALMAPLAVRMRPRTLEEVAGQRDALRPGSPLRRLIEGQGGAAGPLSAILWGPPGTGKTTLAHLVATAAERRFVELSAVTAGVKDVRAVMDQATRDRSLYGRQTVLFLDEIHRFTKAQQDALLPGVENRLVILVAATTENPSFSIIAPLLSRSVLVTLSSLDDDDVRGVVERAIADERGLAAGFTLAEEGMAHIVRMAGGDARRALTTLEAAAGVATDDVPAGREGGVIPISLSHVEQAVAHAAVRYDRAGDQHYDVASAFIKSMRGSDVDAALHYLARQLEAGEDPRFIARRIVIAASEDVGMGDPTALQTAVAALHAVAQIGMPEARIILAQAVVHNALAPKSNAAYAAINAAIADVRAGKGGAVPAHLRGSGYAGAARLGHGEGYRYSHDEPNGVGPQQFLPDDLAAEDADYYHPTGRGWEERLGSRWKELRKIIRGR; translated from the coding sequence ATGGCTGACGACGACCTCTTCAGCAGCGGCCCGGCCGACGCGACCGGCGCCCTGATGGCACCGCTGGCGGTGCGGATGCGTCCGCGCACCCTGGAGGAGGTCGCCGGCCAGCGCGACGCCCTGCGGCCCGGCTCGCCGCTGCGCCGGCTCATCGAGGGTCAGGGCGGCGCGGCTGGTCCGCTGTCCGCGATCCTCTGGGGTCCGCCGGGGACGGGCAAGACGACCCTGGCGCACCTGGTCGCGACCGCGGCAGAACGGCGCTTCGTCGAGCTCTCCGCCGTCACCGCCGGTGTCAAGGACGTCCGGGCGGTGATGGACCAGGCCACGCGGGACCGCAGCCTCTACGGCCGGCAGACCGTCCTCTTCCTGGACGAGATCCACCGCTTCACCAAGGCCCAGCAGGACGCGCTGCTCCCCGGTGTCGAGAACCGCCTGGTCATCCTGGTCGCCGCCACGACCGAGAACCCCTCCTTCTCGATCATCGCGCCGCTGCTCTCCCGTTCGGTGCTGGTCACGCTCAGCTCGCTCGACGACGACGACGTGCGCGGGGTGGTGGAGCGGGCGATCGCGGACGAGCGCGGCCTGGCCGCCGGGTTCACCCTGGCCGAGGAGGGTATGGCGCACATCGTGCGCATGGCGGGGGGCGACGCCCGCCGGGCCCTGACGACGCTGGAGGCCGCGGCCGGGGTGGCCACCGACGACGTGCCTGCGGGACGCGAGGGGGGCGTCATACCGATCTCGCTCTCGCACGTGGAGCAGGCCGTCGCCCACGCCGCCGTCCGCTACGACCGCGCTGGCGACCAGCACTACGACGTCGCCAGCGCGTTCATCAAGTCGATGCGCGGCTCCGACGTGGACGCTGCGCTGCACTACCTGGCCCGGCAGCTGGAGGCGGGGGAGGACCCGCGCTTCATCGCCCGCCGCATCGTCATCGCCGCCTCCGAGGACGTCGGCATGGGCGACCCCACCGCCCTGCAGACTGCCGTCGCGGCGCTGCACGCGGTCGCCCAGATCGGCATGCCCGAGGCGCGGATCATCCTCGCGCAGGCCGTGGTCCACAACGCGCTCGCGCCCAAGTCCAATGCCGCCTACGCCGCGATCAACGCCGCGATCGCCGACGTGCGGGCGGGCAAGGGCGGGGCCGTCCCGGCGCACCTGCGCGGCTCCGGGTATGCCGGGGCAGCACGCCTCGGCCACGGTGAGGGCTACCGCTACAGCCACGACGAGCCCAACGGCGTCGGGCCGCAGCAGTTCTTGCCCGACGACCTGGCCGCCGAGGACGCCGACTACTACCACCCCACGGGCCGCGGCTGGGAGGAGCGGCTCGGGTCGCGGTGGAAGGAGCTGCGCAAGATCATCCGCGGGCGGTAG
- a CDS encoding GNAT family N-acetyltransferase, with protein MPSRPSLHPSALGCATDVTYADLRALSHDDPWLRWGLPDPLSGHALVRDGVAVVQRLGHRPGLWVAPLRPSQEPGAVPQGGGLAEEAGRVRSALQHVMDEDLLARWAARSVSVPQEHAEVGHEVLPLSDQGGDWEWMWATTVPDPLPGEESLVLLDDLSDAEELLAFAHQHNPRVWTRIGEGVMTRWVGLRGPDGELLAVGGAETERSGVPHLAGILTATHARGRGLGEMVSAALTRWALEHHGVSTLGMYSDNEVARRLYRRLGYRTARAWHSRQLDL; from the coding sequence ATGCCCTCCCGACCCTCGCTGCACCCGTCCGCGCTCGGGTGCGCCACGGACGTGACCTACGCCGACCTGCGTGCGCTCTCCCATGACGACCCGTGGCTGCGGTGGGGACTGCCGGACCCGCTCTCCGGTCACGCGCTGGTGCGCGACGGTGTCGCGGTGGTGCAGCGGCTCGGGCACCGGCCCGGGCTGTGGGTGGCTCCCCTCCGCCCGTCGCAGGAGCCAGGGGCGGTCCCGCAGGGCGGGGGGCTGGCGGAGGAGGCCGGGCGGGTCCGGTCGGCGCTGCAGCACGTGATGGACGAGGACCTGCTGGCGCGGTGGGCGGCGCGGTCGGTATCGGTGCCGCAGGAGCATGCCGAGGTCGGTCACGAGGTCCTGCCGCTCTCGGACCAGGGCGGTGACTGGGAGTGGATGTGGGCCACGACCGTGCCGGACCCGCTGCCCGGTGAGGAGTCGCTGGTGCTGCTGGACGACCTCTCGGACGCCGAGGAGCTGCTGGCCTTCGCGCACCAGCACAACCCTCGGGTGTGGACCCGGATCGGCGAGGGGGTGATGACCCGGTGGGTGGGTCTGCGAGGACCTGACGGTGAGCTGCTGGCCGTCGGCGGCGCCGAGACCGAGCGCTCCGGCGTGCCGCACCTGGCCGGCATCCTCACCGCCACGCACGCCCGCGGGCGGGGGCTGGGCGAGATGGTCTCCGCGGCGCTGACCCGGTGGGCCCTGGAGCACCACGGCGTGTCCACCCTCGGGATGTACTCGGACAACGAGGTGGCCCGACGTCTCTACCGGCGCCTCGGCTACCGCACCGCCCGAGCCTGGCACTCGCGGCAGCTGGACCTCTGA